Proteins from a genomic interval of Nodularia sp. LEGE 06071:
- a CDS encoding YbjN domain-containing protein yields the protein MTNYQETLPTHELPGETVSVNHVEVIENVIDSLEQDDSAMVSHSPDDGYLWKFKYGSVEVFVKLTGTSDEDTITVWSTVLSLPAKDELNLMRHLLEMNCSKTLEARFGIIENRVVVISTRTLEELSPAEVSRLITIVATIADDNDEILQSQYGAA from the coding sequence ATGACAAACTACCAAGAAACCCTACCTACTCATGAACTCCCAGGAGAGACCGTGAGCGTCAACCATGTAGAAGTAATCGAAAATGTCATCGACTCTCTAGAACAAGATGATAGCGCAATGGTGAGCCACAGCCCAGATGATGGTTATCTCTGGAAATTTAAGTACGGAAGTGTGGAAGTTTTTGTTAAACTGACCGGCACAAGCGATGAAGATACGATAACGGTGTGGTCTACGGTGTTAAGCTTACCAGCCAAAGATGAACTCAATTTGATGCGACACCTTTTGGAAATGAACTGCTCCAAGACTTTAGAAGCCCGTTTTGGGATTATTGAAAATCGGGTGGTTGTGATATCAACCCGCACTCTCGAAGAATTATCTCCGGCGGAAGTCTCACGGCTGATTACCATTGTCGCCACCATTGCTGATGACAACGATGAAATTTTACAATCTCAGTATGGTGCTGCTTAA
- a CDS encoding lipoyl protein ligase domain-containing protein, translating to MDGKQVWRLIPLLEASGDVQMAIDRWLLEQHKSGKHPPTLRFYTWSPPAISLGYHQRQYPEFWTNLIWRGQKLDLVRRPTGGRAVLHQGDLTYAVVTSGIPGNRFQIYEKICEFLIQGWRSLGVELSYGKAGRGYIHNPNCFGTATSADLVLPDGGKLIGSAQLRRGEVILQHGSMRLQPDAELFTQVFGAESFTTIQLPENFSLDQIIAALMTAAGDCFAMQIEVQPLSQSEWDEILANV from the coding sequence ATTGATGGTAAGCAGGTTTGGCGACTGATTCCTTTGCTAGAAGCCTCTGGGGATGTGCAGATGGCGATTGACAGATGGTTGTTAGAACAGCACAAATCTGGAAAGCATCCCCCAACTCTGCGATTTTACACTTGGTCGCCACCTGCAATTTCTCTGGGCTATCATCAACGCCAATACCCGGAATTTTGGACGAATTTGATTTGGCGAGGACAAAAACTAGATTTGGTACGTCGTCCTACTGGCGGTAGGGCGGTGCTACATCAAGGTGATTTAACTTATGCTGTGGTTACTTCGGGAATACCTGGTAACCGCTTCCAGATATATGAAAAAATTTGTGAGTTTTTAATTCAAGGATGGCGATCGCTTGGCGTGGAATTGAGCTACGGTAAAGCTGGGCGGGGCTATATCCACAATCCCAATTGTTTTGGTACAGCTACAAGTGCAGATTTAGTGTTGCCAGATGGAGGTAAACTCATTGGTAGCGCCCAATTGCGACGGGGTGAGGTGATTTTGCAACATGGTTCTATGCGTTTACAGCCTGATGCAGAATTATTTACTCAAGTCTTTGGTGCAGAATCTTTTACGACTATACAACTACCCGAAAATTTCAGTTTAGACCAGATTATTGCGGCTTTGATGACCGCAGCTGGTGATTGTTTTGCGATGCAGATAGAAGTACAACCCCTCTCCCAGTCTGAATGGGATGAAATTTTGGCAAATGTCTGA
- a CDS encoding helix-turn-helix transcriptional regulator produces the protein MDIEKRQRLEAAGWRVGDAADFLELLPEEVAFIEMKLSLSRYLKELRLKNQLSQANLAKRINSSQSRVAKMEAGDPSVSLDLMVRTILAVGGTREDVAIAIASIHS, from the coding sequence ATGGATATAGAAAAGCGTCAACGTTTGGAAGCAGCTGGTTGGCGTGTTGGAGATGCGGCTGACTTTCTAGAACTTTTACCTGAAGAAGTAGCTTTTATTGAGATGAAACTATCTTTAAGTAGATATTTGAAGGAACTGCGTTTAAAAAACCAGCTTTCTCAAGCCAACTTGGCTAAGAGAATTAATTCCAGTCAATCGCGTGTAGCTAAGATGGAAGCCGGAGATCCTTCAGTTTCTCTAGATTTGATGGTCAGGACAATTTTAGCAGTAGGGGGAACTCGTGAGGATGTGGCGATCGCGATCGCTTCTATCCACAGCTAA
- a CDS encoding site-2 protease family protein: protein MQTNWRIGSLFGIPLFLDPLWFVILGLATLNFGIAYQEWGTVIGWSAGIAMALLLFGSVLLHELGHSLAAQSQGIRVNSITLFMFGGVAAIEEESKTPGKAFQVAIAGPLVSIALFLLFSLATNITPESSPLTAMVTDLARINLVVALFNLIPGLPLDGGQVFKAALWKITGNRFQAVHWAAKSGQILGYSAIALGLAVDFFTRELITGLWIALIGWFAVRNANSYDRVTTLQETLLKVVAGDAMTRDFRVVDADQTLRAFADSFLLDTNAPSIYFAVSDGRYRGMVAIDDLRLVERSEWENQTLQSIVHPLTEIPTITESISLAEVINKLENEQLPRITVLSPAGTVAGVIDRGDIVRELAQKLNLRITDEEIKRIKEDGSYPPGLQLGAIAKSATN from the coding sequence ATGCAAACAAATTGGAGAATTGGGTCTTTATTTGGAATTCCTCTATTTTTAGATCCACTATGGTTTGTAATTTTAGGGCTAGCTACGCTTAACTTTGGCATAGCTTACCAGGAATGGGGTACTGTCATCGGTTGGAGTGCGGGCATAGCGATGGCTCTGCTGCTGTTTGGTTCGGTGTTGTTACACGAGTTGGGTCACAGTTTGGCAGCGCAATCGCAAGGCATTAGAGTTAATTCAATTACTCTGTTTATGTTTGGCGGTGTTGCGGCTATCGAAGAAGAATCTAAAACGCCAGGAAAAGCCTTTCAAGTGGCGATCGCTGGGCCTTTAGTGAGTATCGCTCTATTTTTGCTATTTAGTCTGGCAACTAATATCACCCCCGAATCTAGCCCCCTCACGGCAATGGTGACAGATTTGGCGAGAATTAATTTAGTTGTTGCCCTATTTAACCTCATTCCTGGCTTACCTCTAGATGGTGGACAAGTTTTCAAAGCCGCCCTGTGGAAAATCACAGGTAACCGCTTTCAAGCTGTACACTGGGCTGCGAAGTCTGGGCAAATTTTAGGTTATAGTGCGATCGCTTTAGGATTAGCTGTAGATTTCTTCACCAGAGAGTTAATTACTGGTTTGTGGATTGCTTTAATCGGTTGGTTTGCTGTGCGTAATGCTAACAGCTATGACCGCGTAACCACATTACAAGAAACTTTACTGAAGGTAGTAGCCGGCGATGCGATGACTCGTGACTTTCGCGTAGTCGATGCTGACCAAACGTTACGGGCTTTTGCCGATTCCTTCTTATTGGATACCAACGCCCCAAGTATTTACTTTGCGGTTTCTGATGGGCGTTACCGGGGTATGGTGGCGATCGACGATTTACGCTTAGTAGAACGAAGTGAGTGGGAAAACCAAACTCTGCAAAGCATTGTGCATCCTTTGACAGAAATTCCTACTATAACTGAATCGATTTCTTTAGCTGAGGTCATAAATAAGCTAGAAAATGAGCAATTACCTCGAATTACCGTGCTTTCGCCGGCGGGTACAGTCGCAGGTGTAATTGACCGGGGGGATATTGTCCGGGAATTAGCCCAAAAGTTAAATTTACGCATTACCGATGAGGAAATTAAGCGTATTAAAGAAGATGGTAGCTATCCGCCAGGGCTACAATTGGGAGCAATTGCCAAGTCAGCTACAAATTAA
- the psaK gene encoding photosystem I reaction center subunit PsaK, producing MISSMLLAVQVTVPNTGTTWNWIGSAIIIGSCLLCLLIIPRTISYPHVGNKMPLPFPALFNNPSVGSFLAAMCAGHLIGVGAVLGLTNLGII from the coding sequence ATGATCTCATCAATGTTATTAGCAGTCCAAGTTACTGTCCCCAACACCGGCACTACATGGAATTGGATTGGCTCTGCGATTATTATTGGCAGTTGTCTATTATGCCTTCTGATTATTCCCCGAACGATTAGCTATCCTCATGTTGGGAATAAAATGCCTTTACCTTTTCCAGCACTGTTCAATAATCCCAGTGTCGGTTCCTTCCTGGCGGCAATGTGTGCTGGCCATCTGATTGGTGTCGGTGCTGTTTTGGGATTGACCAATCTCGGTATTATTTAA
- the psaK gene encoding photosystem I reaction center subunit PsaK, translating to MFLSTLLAAASVPVTPEWTPTVGIIISASSFVILLLTLKIQYPQVGPKLPILPISIPAFIGAMAFGHVIGIGIVLGLTNIGRL from the coding sequence TTGTTTTTATCAACCTTACTAGCCGCCGCATCTGTTCCTGTAACACCCGAATGGACTCCCACAGTAGGGATCATTATTAGCGCCAGCAGCTTTGTCATTCTTTTGCTAACTCTCAAAATTCAGTATCCTCAAGTAGGCCCCAAGTTGCCTATCCTGCCCATCAGCATTCCCGCCTTTATCGGTGCGATGGCGTTCGGTCATGTGATCGGCATTGGTATTGTCTTAGGGCTGACTAATATCGGTCGTCTGTAG